In one window of Flavobacterium ginsengisoli DNA:
- a CDS encoding TfoX/Sxy family protein translates to MAFEEDNAKRIRTFLQYKEADFFEKKMFGGIVFMVDNKLCCGTRLDKKVGENLLLCRIDDSAYLEAIERDDVLPMPNAEKPMKNYVFITEIGWTRNQDMEYWLQLCLDFNPIAKASKKKQ, encoded by the coding sequence ATGGCTTTCGAAGAAGATAATGCGAAGAGAATTAGAACGTTTCTCCAATATAAAGAAGCAGACTTTTTTGAAAAGAAAATGTTTGGTGGTATTGTTTTCATGGTAGATAACAAATTATGCTGTGGAACTCGTTTAGATAAAAAAGTTGGAGAAAATCTATTGCTATGCAGAATAGATGATTCGGCTTATTTAGAGGCCATAGAAAGAGATGATGTGTTACCAATGCCTAACGCAGAAAAGCCAATGAAAAACTATGTTTTTATTACCGAAATTGGCTGGACAAGAAATCAGGATATGGAGTATTGGCTTCAACTTTGTTTAGATTTTAATCCTATTGCAAAAGCAAGTAAAAAGAAACAATGA
- a CDS encoding NAD(P)/FAD-dependent oxidoreductase has protein sequence MIKTDILIIGAGPTGLFAVFEAGLLKLKCHILDALPQPGGQLSELYPKKPIYDIPGFPEVLAGDLVDGLMEQIKQFEPGFTLGERAETVEKQEDGTFIVTSNKGTKFHAPVIAIAGGLGSFEPRKPLIEDIEFYEDKGVKYFIKNPEKFRDKRVVIAGGGDSALDWSIFLANVASEVTLIHRRNEFRGALDSVEKVQELKSAGKIKLITPAEVIGINGAEHVESLDIEENGAHRKIDCDYFIPLFGLTPKLGPIGDWGLEIEKNAIKVNNALDYQTNIPGIFAIGDVNTYPGKLKLILCGFHEATLMCQVAYSIINPGKKYVLKYTTVSGVDGFDGTRKEAPKAVVKAIV, from the coding sequence ATGATTAAAACAGATATACTTATAATTGGAGCAGGCCCAACAGGTTTATTTGCCGTATTCGAGGCAGGATTGTTAAAATTAAAATGCCACATTTTAGATGCTCTTCCACAACCAGGAGGACAGCTATCAGAGTTATATCCAAAAAAACCAATTTATGATATTCCTGGATTTCCAGAAGTATTGGCAGGAGATTTAGTTGACGGATTAATGGAGCAAATCAAACAATTTGAGCCAGGATTTACTTTAGGAGAACGTGCTGAAACAGTTGAAAAGCAAGAAGACGGAACATTCATTGTAACATCAAACAAAGGAACTAAATTCCATGCACCAGTTATTGCAATCGCGGGAGGTTTAGGAAGTTTTGAGCCTCGTAAACCACTTATCGAAGATATCGAGTTTTATGAAGATAAAGGAGTAAAATACTTCATCAAAAATCCTGAGAAATTCAGAGATAAAAGAGTTGTAATTGCAGGAGGAGGAGATTCAGCATTAGACTGGTCAATTTTCTTAGCAAATGTAGCTTCAGAAGTAACTTTAATTCACAGAAGAAACGAATTTAGAGGTGCTTTAGATTCTGTAGAAAAAGTACAGGAATTAAAATCAGCTGGAAAAATCAAATTGATCACGCCAGCTGAGGTTATCGGAATCAATGGAGCAGAGCACGTAGAGTCATTAGACATCGAAGAAAACGGAGCACACCGTAAAATCGACTGTGACTATTTCATCCCACTTTTCGGATTAACACCAAAATTAGGTCCAATTGGAGACTGGGGATTAGAAATCGAGAAAAACGCCATCAAAGTAAACAATGCATTAGATTACCAAACTAACATTCCGGGAATCTTCGCCATTGGAGACGTAAATACATATCCAGGAAAATTAAAGTTAATCCTTTGCGGTTTCCACGAAGCAACTTTAATGTGTCAAGTCGCTTACTCAATCATCAACCCAGGTAAAAAATACGTATTGAAATATACAACAGTTTCTGGTGTAGACGGTTTCGACGGAACTCGTAAAGAAGCGCCGAAAGCGGTTGTTAAGGCGATTGTCTAA
- a CDS encoding precorrin-2 dehydrogenase/sirohydrochlorin ferrochelatase family protein, producing the protein MEQNELYPIFLKLHNLNVLIVGGGNVGLEKLSFLLKSSPNANVEVVAPDFHLEIKVLAEKHPSIKLTEKKFKKKMLKKRHMVIACTDDLKVNKRVYDLARKRYLICNIADTPDLCDYYLGGIVTKGNVKIAISTNGKSPTTAKRLREFFEEVIPEDINQMVENLNEYRKTLKGNFEEKVKRMNEITSSLKNKE; encoded by the coding sequence ATGGAACAAAACGAATTATATCCAATATTTCTAAAGCTTCACAATTTAAATGTCTTGATTGTAGGTGGAGGAAATGTAGGTCTGGAAAAGCTTTCTTTCTTGCTAAAATCAAGTCCGAATGCTAATGTTGAGGTAGTTGCACCTGATTTTCATTTAGAAATTAAGGTTTTAGCAGAAAAACATCCTTCAATTAAATTGACGGAAAAAAAGTTCAAAAAGAAAATGCTCAAAAAGCGTCACATGGTAATTGCCTGCACAGACGATTTGAAAGTAAATAAAAGGGTTTACGATTTAGCCAGAAAGCGTTATTTGATTTGCAACATTGCCGATACGCCAGATTTATGTGATTATTATTTGGGCGGAATCGTCACGAAAGGAAACGTAAAAATCGCCATTTCAACAAATGGAAAATCGCCAACAACAGCAAAGAGATTGCGCGAGTTTTTTGAAGAAGTAATTCCTGAAGATATCAATCAAATGGTTGAGAATCTGAATGAATATCGAAAGACCCTAAAAGGTAATTTTGAAGAAAAGGTTAAAAGAATGAATGAGATTACCTCTTCATTAAAAAATAAAGAGTAA
- a CDS encoding HEPN domain-containing protein — MESFRTEIENPVVQKEIIELEKKIHLFRGGKIDDERFRSLRLARGIYGQRQEGVQMIRIKLPYGKVTSEQLVRITQVSDEYSTGRLHITTRQDIQIHYVSLDRTPELWADLAKDDITLREACGNTVRNITGSELAGVDINEPFDVSPYAHGLFQYLLRNPICQEMGRKFKISFSSSDEDTALSYLHDLGFIPKIKDGQKGFKIMFGGGLGSQPAHAELLSEFVPVNEIIPTAEGIIRIFDRYGERAKRMKARMKFLIKEMGRDVFLDLVEQEKKAIAFETYEIDTTAFDGPIPEPLLEVPQVTIEDTKAYEAWKNSNVIKQKQDGYYAIGIKVLLGDFYTDKARLLVALIKNYGANELRFSLRQNIVIRHIKEENLPFFYQELAKLDFVQLGYNSVGDITACPGTDTCNLGIASSTGIAEELERVLSAEYPQYLNNREIEIKISGCMNACGQHNMSAIGFQGMSINSGKLVAPALQVLLGGGRLGNGAGRFADKVIKVPSRRGPDALRTILNDFDANGSGQKFLDYYDTKGEKYFYEILKPFADVTNLTEADFVDWGNADNYVKAVGVGECAGVVIDLVATLLFEAKEKLILAQESFDEKKWSDAIYHAYAGFVNGAKALLLAENQKTNHHAGIVDLFDTVFIDTNKIELNSTFKDLVYQINKNEPSEAFAKGYIAQATVFFDKIETFRAQELANA; from the coding sequence ATGGAAAGTTTTAGAACAGAAATAGAAAATCCGGTAGTTCAGAAGGAGATTATCGAATTAGAAAAAAAGATTCATTTATTCCGTGGAGGAAAAATTGATGATGAGCGTTTTCGTAGTCTTCGTTTAGCGCGTGGAATCTACGGTCAACGTCAGGAAGGCGTTCAAATGATTCGTATCAAATTGCCTTATGGTAAAGTGACCAGCGAGCAATTAGTGCGTATCACACAAGTTTCTGATGAATATTCTACAGGACGTTTGCACATTACAACGCGTCAGGATATCCAGATTCACTATGTGAGTTTGGACAGAACACCAGAACTTTGGGCAGATTTGGCTAAAGACGATATCACGCTTCGTGAAGCTTGTGGAAACACGGTTAGAAATATTACAGGAAGCGAATTGGCTGGAGTTGACATAAACGAACCATTTGATGTTTCGCCTTATGCACATGGACTTTTTCAATATTTGTTAAGAAATCCAATCTGTCAGGAAATGGGACGTAAATTCAAAATTTCGTTCTCTTCTTCAGACGAAGATACGGCTTTGAGTTATTTGCATGATTTAGGATTTATTCCGAAAATTAAAGACGGACAAAAAGGTTTCAAAATCATGTTTGGTGGAGGTTTAGGATCTCAGCCAGCACACGCCGAATTGCTTTCAGAATTCGTTCCGGTAAACGAAATCATTCCAACAGCAGAAGGAATCATTCGTATTTTCGACAGATACGGAGAACGTGCTAAAAGAATGAAAGCGCGTATGAAATTCTTAATCAAAGAAATGGGAAGAGATGTTTTCCTTGATTTGGTTGAGCAAGAGAAAAAAGCCATCGCTTTTGAAACATACGAAATTGATACAACTGCTTTTGATGGCCCAATTCCAGAGCCATTATTAGAAGTTCCGCAAGTTACAATCGAAGATACAAAAGCGTATGAAGCGTGGAAAAATTCGAATGTAATCAAACAGAAACAAGACGGCTATTATGCTATCGGAATCAAAGTTTTATTAGGAGATTTTTATACTGATAAAGCACGATTATTAGTCGCTTTAATTAAAAATTACGGAGCAAATGAATTACGTTTTTCATTGCGTCAAAATATTGTAATACGTCACATAAAAGAAGAGAATCTTCCTTTCTTTTATCAAGAATTAGCCAAACTTGACTTTGTTCAATTAGGATATAATTCAGTTGGAGATATTACGGCATGTCCGGGTACAGATACTTGCAACTTGGGGATTGCAAGTAGTACCGGTATTGCAGAAGAATTAGAAAGGGTTTTAAGTGCTGAATATCCACAGTATTTAAACAACCGCGAAATTGAAATTAAAATTTCAGGTTGTATGAATGCTTGCGGACAGCACAATATGTCTGCAATTGGATTCCAGGGAATGTCTATCAACTCAGGAAAACTAGTAGCTCCGGCTTTGCAAGTTTTATTGGGTGGAGGAAGATTAGGAAATGGCGCTGGACGTTTTGCTGATAAAGTAATTAAAGTGCCTAGTCGTAGAGGTCCAGATGCGTTGCGTACCATTTTAAATGATTTTGATGCCAACGGAAGCGGACAAAAATTCCTTGATTATTATGATACAAAAGGAGAGAAATATTTCTACGAAATCTTAAAACCTTTCGCAGATGTAACCAATTTAACAGAAGCTGATTTTGTAGATTGGGGTAACGCAGACAATTACGTAAAAGCAGTTGGAGTTGGAGAATGTGCCGGAGTTGTGATCGATTTAGTGGCGACATTATTGTTTGAAGCTAAAGAGAAATTGATTTTGGCTCAGGAATCTTTCGATGAGAAAAAATGGTCAGATGCAATTTACCATGCATATGCAGGATTTGTAAACGGTGCAAAAGCATTGTTATTGGCAGAAAACCAAAAAACAAATCACCACGCAGGAATCGTAGACTTGTTTGACACTGTTTTTATTGACACAAATAAAATAGAATTGAACTCAACTTTTAAAGACTTGGTTTACCAAATCAATAAAAATGAACCGTCTGAAGCTTTCGCTAAAGGTTACATTGCGCAAGCAACTGTTTTCTTTGATAAAATCGAAACTTTCAGAGCACAGGAATTAGCAAATGCATAA
- a CDS encoding phosphoadenylyl-sulfate reductase, with product MSAIIVQELLEKTKDLSLDETLVFLAKEFPGKVIFSTSFGQEDQVITDFIAKSNTDITVFTLDTGRLFQETYDVFHKTLKKYKRPIEVFFQKQTSVENLLKTKGPNSFYDSVENRKECCFIRKVVPLKKALAGNSVWITGLRAEQSENRQDLNLFEYDGNFEIIKFNPLLKWTLEEVETYLSENNVPQNALHKQGFVSIGCAPCTRAIFPGEDIRAGRWWWESSHKECGLHSAKKE from the coding sequence ATGAGTGCGATTATTGTACAAGAATTATTAGAGAAAACTAAAGACCTTTCGCTTGACGAAACCTTAGTTTTTTTAGCAAAAGAATTTCCAGGAAAAGTAATTTTTTCCACATCTTTCGGTCAGGAAGACCAGGTAATTACTGATTTCATTGCAAAAAGCAATACTGATATTACGGTTTTTACTTTAGATACAGGAAGGTTATTTCAGGAAACTTACGATGTTTTTCATAAAACATTAAAAAAATATAAAAGACCAATTGAAGTTTTTTTCCAGAAGCAGACTTCAGTAGAAAATCTTCTGAAGACAAAAGGGCCAAACAGCTTTTACGATTCAGTTGAAAACAGAAAAGAATGCTGTTTTATTCGAAAAGTGGTTCCGTTAAAAAAAGCTTTAGCAGGAAATTCAGTTTGGATTACAGGTTTAAGAGCAGAACAATCAGAAAACAGACAAGATTTAAACTTGTTTGAATACGACGGAAACTTCGAAATCATCAAATTCAATCCGTTATTAAAATGGACTTTGGAAGAAGTTGAAACGTATCTGTCAGAAAACAATGTTCCTCAAAATGCATTGCACAAACAAGGTTTCGTAAGTATTGGATGTGCACCTTGTACAAGAGCAATTTTCCCTGGAGAAGATATCAGAGCCGGAAGATGGTGGTGGGAATCAAGCCATAAAGAGTGTGGACTTCATAGTGCTAAGAAAGAGTAA
- a CDS encoding sulfite exporter TauE/SafE family protein — translation MENELKLENTIVKSDSLLKEKLWVVIPVILLLGLAVTLIYNHHAEFSWDGFVQGFDENLLVFFLIGVFAQLVDGALGMGYGATSTSFLLAYGVSPVLSSTAVHVSEMFTTGASALSHHRFGNINKKLVKHLLIPGVLGSITGAYLLSDVIDGDIIKPFIAVYMIILAVVIIRKALRKSVVKKKTKKLGVLAVFGGFMDSVGGGGWGPIVTSTLLGRGRNPKYTIGSVNATEFAISFASGITFMLFGGIHGWQIIIGLILGGVISAPIATYLVNKIKRKPMMVAVGILIILLSLKTLSKLL, via the coding sequence ATGGAAAATGAACTTAAGTTAGAAAACACTATAGTAAAGTCTGATTCTTTATTAAAGGAAAAATTGTGGGTCGTAATACCTGTTATTTTGTTGTTAGGTTTAGCAGTTACATTAATTTATAATCATCACGCTGAATTTTCATGGGATGGTTTCGTTCAGGGATTTGATGAAAATCTTTTAGTGTTTTTCTTAATTGGTGTTTTTGCACAATTAGTAGATGGCGCTTTAGGAATGGGATATGGAGCAACTTCTACGTCATTTTTATTGGCTTATGGAGTTTCGCCAGTTTTGAGCAGTACGGCAGTTCACGTTTCAGAGATGTTTACAACTGGAGCATCGGCGCTTTCGCACCACCGCTTTGGAAACATCAATAAAAAACTGGTAAAGCATCTATTGATTCCAGGAGTTTTAGGATCGATCACAGGGGCTTATTTATTATCAGATGTTATTGACGGAGATATTATTAAGCCATTTATTGCGGTTTACATGATTATTCTGGCAGTTGTAATTATCAGAAAGGCTCTTAGAAAAAGTGTTGTAAAAAAGAAAACTAAGAAACTGGGAGTTTTAGCAGTGTTTGGAGGTTTTATGGATTCTGTTGGAGGAGGAGGCTGGGGGCCAATTGTAACTTCAACATTATTAGGAAGAGGAAGAAACCCGAAATATACTATCGGGTCAGTAAATGCGACTGAGTTTGCAATTTCGTTTGCTAGCGGAATTACTTTCATGCTTTTTGGAGGAATTCACGGCTGGCAGATCATTATCGGATTGATTTTAGGAGGAGTTATTTCAGCACCAATAGCGACTTATTTGGTAAATAAAATCAAAAGAAAACCAATGATGGTTGCAGTTGGAATTCTGATTATATTATTGAGTTTAAAAACATTATCTAAATTATTGTAA
- a CDS encoding sulfite exporter TauE/SafE family protein, producing MLAFTKAGGIFVHNKKGNINWKITGWLTLGSVPATLITLWVLNSIKTDIETINNVIKHSLGWALLFTSVAIIFKKKLLVFSQRHAGDKFHNESTTQNMLTIGIGVLLGATVTLTSIGAGALGTVTLFFLYPLLPTPRLVGTEIAHAVPLTLVAGLGHASMGNLDLGLLGQLLMGSLPGIYMGSMLSGKVPDQFLRNAIAVMLFMAGYKLIF from the coding sequence ATGCTCGCTTTCACAAAAGCCGGAGGAATATTTGTACACAACAAAAAAGGAAACATCAACTGGAAAATTACAGGCTGGCTGACTTTAGGAAGTGTCCCTGCAACTTTAATTACATTATGGGTTTTAAACAGCATTAAAACGGATATCGAAACTATCAATAACGTTATTAAACACAGTTTAGGCTGGGCTTTATTGTTTACTTCGGTAGCTATTATATTCAAAAAGAAGCTTTTAGTCTTCTCTCAAAGACATGCTGGAGATAAATTTCACAACGAAAGCACAACTCAAAATATGCTTACTATAGGAATTGGAGTTTTATTAGGAGCAACCGTAACTTTAACTTCTATCGGCGCTGGGGCATTAGGAACAGTGACTTTATTTTTCCTTTATCCATTATTGCCAACGCCACGTTTAGTCGGAACTGAAATTGCACACGCTGTTCCCTTAACTTTAGTTGCTGGTCTTGGGCACGCTTCTATGGGAAATTTAGATTTAGGCTTACTTGGTCAATTATTAATGGGATCACTTCCTGGAATATACATGGGAAGTATGCTAAGCGGAAAAGTTCCAGATCAATTTCTTAGAAATGCAATTGCTGTAATGCTTTTTATGGCTGGATATAAATTGATATTTTAA
- a CDS encoding RrF2 family transcriptional regulator: MLSKKTKYGIKALTYLARRENNEPVQIAEIAKSEHISIKFLESILLLLRNSGFLGAKKGKGGGYYLIKDPKDISMAKVYRILEGPIALLPCASHNFYERCDDCDDETTCAARRLMTEVRDNTLKILESNSLADIAF; this comes from the coding sequence GTGCTTTCAAAGAAAACAAAATACGGAATTAAAGCTTTAACTTATTTAGCCAGACGCGAAAACAATGAGCCAGTACAAATAGCTGAAATTGCGAAAAGTGAACATATTTCAATTAAATTTCTAGAAAGTATTTTGTTGTTGCTAAGAAATTCAGGTTTTCTTGGTGCTAAAAAAGGAAAAGGTGGAGGTTATTATTTAATCAAAGACCCAAAAGATATTAGCATGGCAAAAGTCTATCGAATTCTAGAAGGGCCAATCGCTTTACTGCCTTGTGCGAGCCATAATTTCTACGAAAGATGTGATGACTGCGATGATGAAACTACCTGTGCCGCAAGACGTTTAATGACAGAAGTTCGTGATAATACGCTTAAAATATTAGAAAGTAATTCTTTAGCAGATATTGCGTTTTAG
- a CDS encoding alpha/beta hydrolase has translation MKKPRLLLLSDLFGDNPEWIQNYIEILELKFDVQYYDVLKLAQIDSSSEEKEIHNQFLNGGIEKAVNCLLDFEKEEVAVLGFSIGGTIAWKASLKGLKATQLVAVSSTRLRFETGIPSCKVKLYYGDKDMNKPDQEWFMRLKMESQIFENQNHNLYEEKSNASPICNNFV, from the coding sequence ATGAAAAAACCAAGATTGCTTTTGCTGTCAGATTTGTTTGGAGACAATCCTGAATGGATTCAGAATTATATCGAAATTTTAGAGCTTAAATTTGATGTTCAGTATTATGATGTTTTAAAATTAGCTCAGATTGATTCTTCAAGTGAGGAAAAGGAAATCCATAATCAATTTTTGAATGGCGGAATTGAAAAAGCAGTAAATTGTTTATTAGATTTTGAAAAAGAAGAAGTGGCTGTTTTGGGTTTTAGCATTGGGGGAACAATTGCATGGAAAGCTTCTCTAAAAGGATTAAAGGCGACACAATTAGTTGCTGTCTCTTCGACAAGATTGCGTTTTGAAACTGGAATTCCTAGTTGTAAAGTCAAACTTTATTATGGTGATAAAGACATGAATAAGCCTGATCAGGAATGGTTTATGAGACTAAAAATGGAAAGTCAAATTTTTGAAAACCAAAATCATAATTTATATGAAGAGAAAAGTAATGCCTCTCCGATTTGTAATAATTTTGTATAA
- a CDS encoding trans-sulfuration enzyme family protein — protein sequence MVSASSVFGSTHALFMTYFPKWNIETSYFEINKPETIESFIKPNTKILYAESPTNPGVDVIDLELLGNIAKKHNLILIIDNCFATPYLQQPIKFGAHLVIHSATKLIDGQGRVLGGVTVGDAELIRQIYLFSRNTGPALSPFNAWVLSKSLETLAVRVDRHCENALKVAEFLESHPNVNSVKYPFLKSHPQYEIAKKQMKAGGNIIAFEIKGGIEAGRKFLNSIQLCSLSANIGDTRTIVTHPASTTHSKLSEEDQLAVGITQGLVRVSVGLETVEDVIADLKQALA from the coding sequence ATTGTTTCTGCAAGCAGTGTTTTCGGTTCGACTCACGCGTTGTTTATGACTTATTTTCCAAAATGGAATATCGAAACTTCTTATTTCGAAATTAATAAGCCGGAAACAATCGAAAGCTTCATTAAGCCAAATACCAAAATATTATACGCCGAATCTCCAACAAACCCTGGAGTTGATGTAATTGATTTAGAATTGTTAGGAAATATTGCTAAAAAACACAACTTGATTTTAATTATCGACAACTGTTTCGCAACACCTTATTTGCAACAGCCAATTAAATTTGGAGCACATTTAGTAATTCACTCAGCAACTAAATTAATTGACGGACAAGGTCGTGTTTTAGGAGGAGTAACAGTTGGAGACGCAGAATTAATCAGACAGATTTATTTGTTTTCTAGAAATACAGGGCCAGCTTTATCACCATTTAATGCTTGGGTTCTGTCAAAAAGTTTAGAAACTTTAGCGGTTCGTGTAGACAGACATTGCGAAAATGCATTAAAAGTGGCTGAATTTTTAGAAAGCCATCCAAATGTAAACAGCGTAAAATACCCGTTCTTGAAATCGCATCCACAGTATGAAATTGCTAAAAAGCAAATGAAAGCTGGTGGAAACATTATTGCATTTGAAATTAAAGGCGGAATCGAAGCAGGAAGAAAATTCTTGAATTCAATTCAACTTTGCTCATTATCTGCAAATATTGGAGATACAAGAACAATTGTAACGCATCCAGCTTCTACAACACACAGCAAATTATCTGAAGAAGATCAATTAGCAGTTGGAATCACACAAGGTCTTGTTCGTGTTTCTGTTGGTTTAGAAACTGTTGAAGATGTGATTGCAGATTTAAAACAAGCGTTGGCTTAA
- a CDS encoding PLP-dependent transferase — protein MNTEEFGFETQAIRTQLERSQYLEHSVPLYLSSSFVFEDAEDMRASFTEEKERNIYSRFSNPNTSEFVDKICKMEGADSGYAFATGMAAVYSTFASIIKFWRSYCFCKQCFRFDSRVVYDLFSKMEYRNFLFRN, from the coding sequence ATGAATACAGAAGAATTTGGTTTTGAAACACAAGCCATCAGAACACAATTAGAAAGATCTCAATATTTAGAACATTCGGTGCCTTTGTACCTTTCATCAAGCTTCGTTTTTGAAGATGCTGAAGATATGAGAGCTTCTTTCACAGAAGAAAAAGAAAGAAATATTTATAGCCGTTTCAGCAATCCAAACACATCAGAATTTGTAGACAAGATCTGCAAAATGGAAGGTGCCGATTCAGGTTATGCTTTCGCAACAGGAATGGCAGCAGTATATTCTACTTTTGCGAGCATTATTAAATTCTGGAGATCATATTGTTTCTGCAAGCAGTGTTTTCGGTTCGACTCACGCGTTGTTTATGACTTATTTTCCAAAATGGAATATCGAAACTTCTTATTTCGAAATTAA
- a CDS encoding OsmC family protein, protein MKVTLNRVNDAFHFKVKNERGHVVDVDSRAEFGGSDLGASPMELVLMGVAGCSAIDMISILKKQRQEITSFNAEVEGTRVQIEEAKPFKEIDVVFYLEGEINPEKAKKRRQLSFEKYCSVAKTIEPTATIKYKVVLNNEAL, encoded by the coding sequence ATGAAAGTAACTTTAAACAGAGTAAATGACGCATTTCATTTTAAAGTAAAAAATGAGCGCGGACACGTAGTTGACGTTGATAGCAGAGCCGAATTTGGCGGAAGCGATTTAGGTGCAAGCCCAATGGAATTAGTATTAATGGGAGTTGCGGGATGCAGTGCTATTGATATGATTTCGATCTTAAAAAAACAGCGTCAGGAAATCACTTCTTTCAACGCTGAGGTTGAAGGAACGCGTGTGCAAATTGAAGAAGCAAAACCTTTTAAAGAAATTGATGTGGTTTTTTATTTAGAAGGAGAAATTAACCCAGAAAAAGCAAAAAAGCGACGACAGCTTTCTTTTGAGAAATACTGTTCGGTTGCTAAAACGATTGAACCAACAGCGACAATTAAATACAAAGTTGTCTTGAACAACGAAGCTTTATAA
- a CDS encoding alpha/beta fold hydrolase: MENIPNPIIIQDFITESGATYHSIPLSFTLAGQPLHSAPIVLVNHALTGNSQVTGENGWWNDLIGEGKTIDTAVYTILAFDIPGNGSNSFLIDNYLDFTARDVARIFIEGVKTLNIEKLFAVIGGSVGGGIAWEILALAPNITENLIPIASDWKSTDWLIANCFLQEQILNNSSKPIEDARIHAMLCYRSPESFKEKFQRTINQDLLIFNIESWLAHHGKKLQKRFQLSSYKLMNQLLKTIDITRNSESFENLMSKTKASIHIVGINSDLFFTAKENVETYEELKKFKDNVFYSEIDSVHGHDAFLIEYKQLDHLLADIFKAETIKK; encoded by the coding sequence TTGGAAAATATACCAAATCCCATTATAATTCAAGATTTCATCACAGAAAGTGGTGCAACTTATCATTCTATACCATTAAGTTTTACGCTGGCAGGACAACCTTTGCACAGCGCGCCTATTGTTTTGGTTAACCATGCTTTAACTGGAAATTCGCAAGTTACTGGCGAAAACGGCTGGTGGAATGACTTGATTGGTGAAGGCAAAACCATTGATACTGCTGTTTATACCATTTTGGCTTTCGATATTCCAGGAAACGGAAGCAATTCCTTTTTAATTGACAACTATTTAGACTTTACAGCTAGAGACGTTGCAAGAATCTTTATCGAGGGCGTAAAAACGTTAAATATCGAAAAACTTTTTGCAGTTATCGGAGGTTCTGTTGGTGGCGGAATTGCTTGGGAAATTTTAGCTTTAGCGCCAAATATCACAGAAAATCTTATTCCGATTGCGAGTGACTGGAAATCGACTGATTGGCTTATCGCCAATTGCTTTTTACAAGAGCAAATTCTAAACAATTCTTCAAAACCAATCGAAGATGCAAGAATTCACGCAATGCTGTGCTACCGCTCGCCAGAATCATTCAAGGAAAAATTTCAGCGTACCATAAACCAAGATCTTTTGATTTTTAATATCGAAAGCTGGTTGGCACATCACGGAAAAAAATTGCAGAAAAGATTTCAGTTGTCTTCTTATAAATTAATGAATCAGTTGCTTAAAACAATTGATATTACTAGAAATAGTGAAAGTTTTGAAAACTTAATGTCTAAAACAAAAGCTTCAATTCACATTGTCGGAATCAATTCAGATTTGTTTTTTACAGCAAAAGAAAATGTAGAAACCTACGAAGAATTGAAGAAGTTTAAAGATAATGTTTTCTATAGCGAAATTGATTCGGTTCACGGACATGACGCTTTTTTAATCGAGTACAAACAATTAGATCATTTACTTGCCGACATTTTTAAGGCAGAAACAATAAAGAAATAA